A window of Micrococcus endophyticus contains these coding sequences:
- a CDS encoding GNAT family N-acetyltransferase, translating into MSQATLYLRELEETDIPEILGWFDGEVGRLAHGMQEGITADQLRPDPARHRGVRVGVVPGEGVVGVFNWIETPGTGSFFIGIVVPPGRVGSGYGAMVVELGIGLLFDQMRAHRVELRAAAYNRHVMGMLKAGFMTLEGVHRDTIFVDGRYESTVVASMLEHEYRQLLADGRMLPGERCVDDVDLKRAHRALNQVLGSSRVTTSWGQAVEAATA; encoded by the coding sequence ATGAGCCAGGCGACCCTGTACCTGCGTGAGCTGGAAGAGACCGACATCCCGGAGATCCTCGGATGGTTCGACGGCGAGGTGGGCAGGCTGGCCCACGGGATGCAGGAGGGGATCACGGCAGACCAGCTCCGCCCGGATCCGGCGCGCCACCGCGGCGTGCGCGTCGGCGTCGTCCCGGGCGAGGGCGTCGTGGGAGTGTTCAACTGGATCGAGACCCCCGGCACCGGAAGCTTCTTCATCGGCATCGTGGTGCCCCCGGGGCGCGTCGGCTCGGGATACGGGGCCATGGTGGTGGAGCTCGGCATCGGCCTGCTGTTCGACCAGATGCGGGCGCATCGCGTGGAGCTGCGCGCCGCGGCCTACAACCGCCATGTCATGGGGATGCTCAAGGCCGGGTTCATGACGCTGGAGGGCGTGCATCGGGACACGATCTTCGTGGACGGCAGGTACGAGTCCACGGTTGTGGCCAGCATGCTCGAGCACGAGTACCGCCAGCTGCTCGCCGACGGCCGCATGCTGCCCGGAGAGCGCTGCGTGGACGACGTGGACCTAAAGAGGGCTCATCGTGCGCTGAACCAGGTCCTCGGCTCCTCCCGCGTGACCACGTCGTGGGGGCAGGCCGTGGAGGCGGCGACGGCGTGA